In a genomic window of Rhopalosiphum maidis isolate BTI-1 chromosome 4, ASM367621v3, whole genome shotgun sequence:
- the LOC113557165 gene encoding 39S ribosomal protein L4, mitochondrial, whose product MLLNCLAKQIRALPSTFTAACRLSTVAVENDDFTEIEEPPMIYGGYTNLRQAWVSNLDTIKESPSAIIDLHPQVFGSRPRIDIIHENIVWQRKYKYVSYANTKVTAEVCMSSKKPWPQKGQGRARHGTRRSPLFKGGSVIHGPRSHKTHFYMLPFYKRVYGLTSTLSVKLTQDDLHIVNNLDLPTDDPGYIKDLVDSRLWGPSVLFIDDTDTMPRNISLALNQIKYMNLMPVYGLNVYSMLKYETLVLTVAAVKKIQERLLYQLHRPDGHQATKKFMLNKQN is encoded by the exons atgttgttaaattGTTTGGCAAAACAAATTCGCGCTCTCCCATCAACGTTTACAGCAGCATGTCGATTGTCTACAGTGGCAGTTGAAAATGACGATTTCA cTGAAATCGAAGAGCCACCAATGATTTATGGCGGATACACAAACCTACGCCAGGCATGGGTGTCTAATTTAGATACTATAAAGGAAAGTCCTTCTGCAATTATAGATTTACATCCCCAAGTGTTTGGCTCGAGACCTAGAATTGATATAATACACGAAAATATTGTATggcaaagaaaatataaatatgtt AGTTATGCAAATACCAAAGTTACCGCTGAGGTATGCATGAGCAGTAAGAAACCTTGGCCACAAAAGGGTCAAGGACGTGCAAGACATGGTACTAGACGTTCTCCGCTATTTAAAGGAGGATCTGTTATACACGGACCACGCTCTCATAAAActcatttttatatgcttCCATTCTACAAAAGAGTTTATGGACTTACTTCAACGTTATCAGTCAAGCTAACTcag gacGATTTACACATAGTGAACAATTTGGATTTACCAACAGATGATCCAGGATATATCAAAGATTTAGTTGATTCAAGATTATGGGGACCTTCAGTTCTATTTATCGACGA taccGATACAATGCCAAGGAATATCAGCTTAGCATTGAACCAAATCAAATACATGAATCTGATGCCAGTTTATg gtttaaatGTGTACAGCATGCTAAAATATGAAACCCTTGTTTTGACTGTAGCTGCAGTGAAAAAAATTCAGGAAAGACTTCTTTATCAATTACATAGGCCTGATGGTCATCAAGCTACTAAGAAGTTCATGTTAAATAAgcagaattaa